The genomic window CGCGTCTCGCGAAAGGCAATGGGTGGACGCCAATCAGCTCACGGCTGCCAAGTTCGCTAAGTGCTGGCGAACCAAGGCTTAATTCGTTATTGGTTCCAGCTGAGTTCCGTGTTCGTTCTGTTCCCATTTTGGGAATTTTATTGATCCCATTTTGGGAACATGGTATGGCTACCAACGTCATAGCGAAGAAAACGCTTCAGGCCTTTTGGACCAAATATCCGCACGCTGAGACACCCCTCGGCACTTGGTATCAAATCGTTTCAAAGGGCACTTGGAGCGGACCGGCAGATGTAAAGGCAGCTTTTGGAGCCAATGTGGACTTCGTTGGAGATAACAGAGTTATCTTCGATATCGGCGGAAACAAGTATCGGCTCATTGTCCACTTTGCCTACGAGTTCAAAACTGCCCTCGTTAAATTTGTCGGCACTCACAAAGAATACGACGCGATTAACCCGGAGACAGTGTGATGATGGATGTAAGACCACTCCACACCAATGAGGACTACGAATGGGCCCTCGGGGAGATCGCGCGTTATTTTGACAATCAACCCGCTCCCGGGAGCGATGAGGGCGATCGTTTCGAGGTCTTGTCAACTCTGATCAAAGCCTACGAAGACACACATATCAGGATGCCCTACGCCGATCCAATCGACGTACTTCATTTCGCTATCGAATCGATGGGCAAAACACAGGCTGATTTGGCTAACATCATTGGTCGTAACCGCGCCTCCGAAATCTTGAATCGCGTTCGACCTCTTACACTCGATATGATCCGCTCTATTAGCAAGGAGTGGAATATTCCCGTTGAATCTCTGACCGCGCCATACGAACTCGTGCGTCAGCACGCTTAAAGCTTTTTACCCCCGCTTTCTGCGGGGGCTGCTTTTGCGGCTTTTCTTATCCTGAGGATCTTTCAACGGCTTCGGATCACTCTTTCATCGTGCCGCCGATCTCGATGCATCCTGATCAGCGTCAATAGTGGCACGGTGACCATTCTAGAGTGAGCTTCATCACGCCGCACCAAAAGCATCCGGCGGCGCGGCCCACGGGAATTGCGCGAGCACCGCCTGTGCGGCATGCCGGTCGGGCGGGGCGGGATCGAGCGCCTGCGCCAGCGCGTCGATGTCGCGCGCCCGTTCGGCTGTCACGCCGCGCGTGTCGCGAAAGGCAATCGTCGGCCCCCAATTGTCCCACGGCAGGCACTCGACGCCGGCAAGCGTTGCGGCGTCTCGGATGACGCTTGAGGCGATCCACCATTCACCGGCGATGCCCGCATAAGTCAGGCCGCATGTCGCCGCATCGATCTCGCCCGCGCGCACCGCGCGCCAGATCGATGCCGCCGATCGCCAGCCGGAGGCGGGCACGTGTGCGATGTCGAACGCGATGCGCATGCCTGCGCGCGCACGCGGCCCGAGCTGCGCATCGAGCACGGCCCATTGTCCGTCGCGCTGATATTCGCAGACGTAATGATCTTCCCAATAGCCTGCGTTGAAGTAGCTGGCGAAGCCCGCGCGCAGCCGCGCCGGAATGCCTCGCGCACGCAGCGCGCTGATCGCCAGCAGCGCGAAGTCGCGGCAGGTGACATAGAGATAATCGGCGAGCGCGCGATGCTCGGTGAGGGGACTTGCGTCGCGCTGAATGGCTTCTTCAAGCAGCAGTTCGCTGCGGCGCAGGCCGCGGTCGCCTTCCGCATTCGCGGGCACCGGAAAGCCGATCTGCCGTGCGATGGCATGGTGGATCACGAACTCTTCCAGCGCGTCGGCAATCCCCACCGGGTCTGGCGGCAGCTCGCTCAGCCGCGCAGCATGCGCGCCCGGATCGCTCCACTGTGTCTGCTGACTGTCCACTGATGTGCCCGGCATAGGGCAGCGTAGCATGGATGCTGGTTCGTTGATGGCGGGTATCCTACTCTGCACCGGTTTGTGGTGATCCGGTCTTCACCAGACTGCACGTGCCTCTCTCCTGGGCAAGTGGGCGGAACGCCTGTTCGGCGGGGATCGTGGCAAGGACCTTGAAGTAATCATAGGGTCCCTTCGATTCTGCCGGCTTCTTGACCTCGACGAGATACATGGCATGAACGGCCCGCCCATCCTGGCGAACCACAGTGTCTCCGAACAGCGGATCGTCGGTGCGGGTCGACTTCATGGCTTCGACGACTTTCGCGCCGTCAGTCGCGGAACCGGTTTTGCTGACGGCTTCGAGATAGTGCAGCACCGAGGAATACACTCCAGCGTGAACCATGGTCGGGTATTTGCCGGCATTGTGAGCCGCGAAGCGTTTGGCGAATGCACGCGTTTTGTCGTCGAGGTCCCAATAGAATGCTGTCGTCAACGTCAGGCCCTGCGCGGTCGGCAAACCGAGGGCGTGAACGTCGGTCAGGAAGACGAGAAGTCCCGCGAGCCGCTGCCCGCCTTTGACGATCCCGAACTCGGCCGCCTGCTTGACCGAGTTGATGGTGTCGCCGCCGGCATTCGCAAGCCCGATGACTT from Nitrobacteraceae bacterium AZCC 1564 includes these protein-coding regions:
- a CDS encoding HTH-type transcriptional regulator/antitoxin HigA (product_source=KO:K18831; cath_funfam=1.10.8.60; cog=COG5499; ko=KO:K18831; smart=SM00530; superfamily=47413), with the translated sequence MMDVRPLHTNEDYEWALGEIARYFDNQPAPGSDEGDRFEVLSTLIKAYEDTHIRMPYADPIDVLHFAIESMGKTQADLANIIGRNRASEILNRVRPLTLDMIRSISKEWNIPVESLTAPYELVRQHA
- a CDS encoding mRNA interferase HigB (product_source=KO:K19166; cog=COG4680; ko=KO:K19166; pfam=PF09907), whose product is MATNVIAKKTLQAFWTKYPHAETPLGTWYQIVSKGTWSGPADVKAAFGANVDFVGDNRVIFDIGGNKYRLIVHFAYEFKTALVKFVGTHKEYDAINPETV
- a CDS encoding hypothetical protein (product_source=Hypo-rule applied; pfam=PF01841; superfamily=51556), with amino-acid sequence MPGTSVDSQQTQWSDPGAHAARLSELPPDPVGIADALEEFVIHHAIARQIGFPVPANAEGDRGLRRSELLLEEAIQRDASPLTEHRALADYLYVTCRDFALLAISALRARGIPARLRAGFASYFNAGYWEDHYVCEYQRDGQWAVLDAQLGPRARAGMRIAFDIAHVPASGWRSAASIWRAVRAGEIDAATCGLTYAGIAGEWWIASSVIRDAATLAGVECLPWDNWGPTIAFRDTRGVTAERARDIDALAQALDPAPPDRHAAQAVLAQFPWAAPPDAFGAA